GTATGGAATTGCTACAGACCTTGGGGTTATTTTAGTTGCAAAATGCCCTTCCTGTTTATGGGAAAACAATGAGTAAACAGTGTTTAAAAACCATAGCTTTCTTACTGTGGAAGCTtggaaatactgttttctaCTGTCTCCTTCCCTGGCCCCCAGTAAGCCAAGCTTTCATTCCTGGGGGAACAACTGTGTTCTTGCTTGTTTTAGGTGTAAGTGGCAATTGGATTGAGATTGCATATGGCACGAGCTCTGGAGCAGTGAGGGTGATTGTACAGCACCCTGAGACAGTTGGGTCTGGCCCTCAGCTCTTTCAGACCTTCACGGTTCATCGAAGCCCTGTCACGAAGATCATGCTCTCAGAGAAACACCTTGTGTCAGGTAAGGTGTGCACAGATGTGGATTGGTGGTTCTCCCCTCCTCCTGAGCAATGCAGTATTTGTATGCTATGCTCTGTAACTTGCATCATTCCCACATGTAATAGAAATGAGTTGGACAGATTTGAGGGCAGGGGAAAGGCTAGATTTGCTTGGATCCTCTTTCTTAAAGTAAGCATTCTTCAAAGCCTTTAGCAGTTGAAAGGCACAAGTTTTATTTGACCAGATACTAGAACAACTCACTCTTTCATTTGTGTCTTATTCCAAGGTTGCCATTTGTGGAAATAAAAGGGTTTGTAAACAAATGTATCTCTGTCAAGTTTTATTGTTGTGCATAGGTCCTTCAGGACTAGTCTTCTTTTAAAAGCCTTTCAGGAGGtttctgggctgcagcaaaATGTGCACTATCTCCTCCTGGGCCCTAGAAAAAGCCTTCCTGTGACTTCAAAGGGctgtctctgtttcttttctcagcaGTCTCCCAGTGTTTGTTGTGCTATTCTGCTTGTCCTGTCTTATGCTCAGGAAGGTGTCTTACTTGCAGAGAAGATGCAGTGGCTCCTTCCTCTGTAAAAATCTATTTAACCCAGAATCCAGCAGCCAGGGCATGGCAGAGAACTGATTTACATCTTGCTGCTATcccattatttgaaaaaaaggaacaggaaaatgGTATCCAATTATACTGCAAATAAACAGCCCATAGGTCATCTGTTCCCCTGCAAGTTGCTGCTAAACCCTCAGTACCAGGAGAGGGCACATGTGTATGTACAAAACTGAGATAATTGATGATTTAAATTCAATAGGGTTATTGTGTGAGGAGGGTtctgctgccaggctgctctCGTGACACCTTGTCCTAGCATCTGCACACAGGGGATTGAAGCGGGCTGTAGGCTATTGGTGCTAAACCAGAACTTAGTTTTGTGTTGCACCTGTCTCAGCTTCTTGAATTTCTGAGGGAAGATACAAAACTAGTCGAAAACAGGACATCAGCAAGAATTTGTAGGCTGTTAGAAAATTGTCTGGAGATGCTATGTGACCTCACATTGACTAAATTTTTGATCACTCAGTCTGGAAAAACTATAATGTAGATAATCATTAGAGAAGTTTATCTAAATGTTTTGTCATCCTTTGTAAGTGCCCATCTTTTCCTTCCTAGTTTGTGCTGATAACAACCATGTACGGACATGGACTGTGACTCGGTTCCGGGGCATGATTTCGACTCAGCCAGGCTCAACACCTCTTGCATCATTCAAAATCTTATCCCTGGAAGAAGCGGAGAGTCATGGCAGCTATTGTTCTGGAAATGACATTGGTAGGATGTCTCTTGGTTGTGCTGTGCCTGTAACTTCACTAGTCTCATAATGGTTTAGCAGACCTTCAGCCCTATAACATGTAAGCCGATGGGTGTAAGCTCTTATACACTGCTTTCCCCTTGAAACTATGGCAAGGATCTGTAATAGTCACTTGGAATTATTATTTAGGCTGTAGAGAGTGAGTACACTTAAAGGACTTACTCCAAATGACAGAAGGGACAAAAAACCTTTGGAACACCGATACTATACCTCTTCCTTGAGCAAACTGATGTAGCATTTCAATTCTGATTTAACTAGAGAATGAGAGAAAGCACAAGAGACTGTATTAAGCAGATGAGCATAGCAAACATTTGGTCTGCAAATTCCAGTTCACTGTTCAGCTGAGGTTAAACAAAGCatggaaaaaattcttaaatGACTTTGAAGTTGTGACAAAGTTCACCGAAGCCTTGCAACTGCAGAGGCAAATGGTGCTAGCGCATTGCTGTAGCAAGGTACTGAAGGAATGTGTGTTGGTAAATAGGGGTAGACAGGTAGATTCCTTGGTGGTCTGAGCCTTGCAAATGAACCTTTGATGAATAGGATGCCCTGTGAACACAGCCTGGGGTCAGTACTATGGCAAGAAATCTGATTAAGCCTTTAGACATCTAGGAGCTGCAAAATAACAAAGTACTTACTGTTATTATAAAGACCTAGTGTAGGGTTTGTGCTGACATAGTCATTCCTCTAGGAACACACACAAGAATTTAAGAATGTAAGAATGTGTGTCCCTTAGAACAACAAAGACTGATTTGGCTTTTGCTAGCTACTGATGGTTTTTGGCTCCCTGCTCCTGATGCTTTAAAACTACAGTGGTCATACTCATATAAGTCTGGGTCTTCACAACTGATTGGGGAAAAAGGTGAGGGaattgaaacaaacaaatatgtgatctttcttttttcctctaggACCCTTTGGTGAACGTGATGATCAACAGGTGTTTATCCAAAAAGTTGTTCCCATTACGAATAAGCTGTTTGTAAGGCTGTCTTCAACTGGGAAAAGGTACATCCATGCTGAGGTTTATAAGTGTGAAAGGAGCAGGACTACGCCTGTTCAGGTGGTGATGTCTCCCTCCTCCATGCTGAGTGCATGCAGTTGCACATAATAGTCTTCTACTGTGCTTGACAGCTCTGGCTGAACTCTTGTCTGTGTGCTAGTAACCGAACTGTTACTTAACGATTGTTATAACCTTAAAGccaaaaaaaggctttttgagTAGTGTGATATCAGAGACTCACTTCGTGATGGCTAACACTGGTGAGCTCacaaagcaaacatttctgtGCCTCTACAGAATATGTGACTTTCAACCATGGTACCATGCTACCATTAAATTTCAAAACTGATGCTGAAATTTACGGTGGCAGTGATTATGCTGCTCACAAAAGTAGACAGGGTATCTCTCTTCCTTTGCACTTGGCTTCGAAGGTATTAGAACCTTTAAAACAGAGATACTGTTTTCTAGGTCATCTATTCAATTATTTCTTAAGCTTGACTTCAAAATATTCTACTGCATGGCTGTCAAATaaccacagctgcttttcttcctcttagcCTAGGAAGATGACAAGAGATCAGAAAAAACAGTGCATCTCAGTTCTATGCTTCATTTTTGCATCTCTTGTCTAATAACTTTGAATCTAGATGAAAACATTAATGCCTCAACACTATGACTTATTTGGGCACTGCTTGGGTGAAAAGTTCACTGCAAAGCACCAGTAAAGCAAACCCAGAGCACGAGCAGCTTAGTTTTGGGAgtccttctcttctcctcacTCCCCATAAACTTCtgaaatgaaggggaaaaaagaaatggagatCTGCCATGACAAGTGAAATTGCACTTGTGATATGACAAAAGTTATCTTTATAGATAACATTGGATATATCATCTTTGGATCTTTATGCATATCTTCTGTGTTAtatttgctgtttctgcagGTTCATTTCCTAGAGTGTTTAGCATATGAGGGGGCTGGTTTCTGTCATTCTTGTGAGAGCCTTAGCTTTCTAATCATTGCAAATAGAAAATGGACATAAAACACGTTGGTGTTGCCCAGTAAACAAGCAGTAAGAGTGCAGATGGActgggggtgggaagggattgTCTGCAGCTGAGCAGTGTGCCAGGCATGCAGGGGAAGGAATTTCATCTGGCGGAAAAGTCTTTTTCTCATGGCAAGTTTGGTGCCTTCTCAGAAAATTGAACCAGTTCTGACTTCACTGGCGAAACTCTGCCAGGTGCAATCATTCTGGTAATTTGGGGTTTCTCTTCCTGTAGGATCTGTGAGATCCAGGCAGTTGACTGCACTACCATCTCGTCATTTACTGTGCGAGAATGTGAAGGATCCAGCAGGATGGGCTCCCGGCCACGCCGCTACCTCTTCACTGGACATTCTAATGGCAGCATCCAGATGTGGGACCTGACCACAGCTATGGACATGGTTAATAAAAGTGAAGACAAAGGTAAGTTGTGTTATGCTAGGACTGTGGTGTGGTTCTTTTTTGTGTCCTCAGATGTGTCTGACTGCAGTAAATGGATTTGGCCTCTAAGAgctctctctcttgcagatgttGGTGGCCCCACAGAAGAAGAGCTGCTCAAGCTGCTTGACCAGTGTGACTTGAGTACCTCTCGCTGTGCCACACCCAACATCAGTCCTGCCACCTCAGTTGTTCAGCCAAACCGGCTTCGAGAATCTAATTCCAGGTAAGTCACCAAGGGTGGCACTGGCTGCAGACACCAAAGGTTTTACTTTTCAGGTAAGCAAAGGGGTTTGGTGACTTGAATGCTGTAGCTAAGCCCCTGAATTTATGCCCTTAGTGGCTTGAACTACACACACATACTCCTTGGTTTCTTCTGGTTTGTATTTGTGCAGACTAAAGTATCCTCTGAGAGTCTGAAGTGATCTGGAAGCCTTTGTGTGGTGGCTGTGATGAGTGTATTGCTATTGTAGTGGGAATTGCAGTGGTAGGTGGGAGCAGTGGTGTGCAGAAGACCTGGCTGCTATTCTCAGCCTAACATCTACTCTTCTTGTATTTTCTGAAGCCTCCAATTGCAGCACCATGAAACAATCCACGAAACTGCCACGTATGGTTCTGTGCGGCCATACAGAGAAAGCCCCCTCTTGGCAAGAGCGAGGCGGACAGAGAGCTTTCACAGTTACCGGGACTTCCAGGCTTTTAACTTATCCAGCAAAAGCCCAACAGAAAAGGCAGCTGCCACAAATGGGATTTCAAGCCAGACAGAGGCCAGGAAGGCAACAGCTGAGAGCAGTGCATCTGAGAGGAAGGCAGTCCAATCAACAGCACTTGAAGCGCGAGGCACAGGTGTGACAGATGCAGGTGGGTGTTGCAGTACAGAGGTTCACCGACTGCCAGAGAATTCTCTGGATCTCAAAAGAAGAGgaccagaagaagaaaatgaaaccaaagcagaaagcaaaaagaaaatggggTTTGAAGGAGCTGGTTTCCTGGGAAGGAAGAAAGTGCCTCTCCTGGCCTCTGCACCAGTCCTTGCTGAAGGTGGGCCTGAAGTACCTGGTGCAGCTTCTCCATCACCTACAAAGACAGCTGCTTCACCACGACACCGGAAGAATGACTCATCCTGCCAAGACTACGGCTTGTGAAAATGGGTCTGGTGGCAAAAACAAGGTGCAGGTGCCCTCTGGCTGGTAGCAGGCATAATGTTATGTGTTGTAGGTTGTTTCTTGAATGGGATTTTGTTCTGATACCAGAATAAAATTTGTAAGGTTATGAAAAAGTACCTAGCTGCTAAGCTTTGAAGGGTTGCCCACATCCATGTGTGGCTCTATGTAATGCTCCAAAATGTAGTACGGTACTTGGTCCAAAATATTGTTGTGCATTCTTGCGTAAATGTGGTCAGGCATGTGATATGTtgtgattatttttgttttggggaaAGGGACGGTGCTAAAGGAAAACTTGGTTGCTGAGCAGAGGATACCCTTCAGATGCAGCCACATGTTGCTctacagagctgctgctgtcttgGGTGGTGGATTTTGCCTAATtcacagagctgcctctgcagtTTTGTTTTATGAATGGGCTCCTTGCTCTGTATGCTGCTGTCTGAtatctgaaatgttttgtgCAGGTTAAGGAGGAAGCTATTCAAAACAGCATATTATTTTGCCTCTTAGTCCAAATAAATTGCCAGAGGAGTGTTGCTTGTACTTTCTGAAAATGTGTGGTATCAGATGATGGATTTTGCTGATTGTGACTGAGAGAATGCATAAAAATATGCTTGGCAGAATACACAGAACTGGCAGTCTCTTGAGGGCCTCCTTGTCACTTTCTCTGGAAAAAGGACAGAGATGAATATAGGAGTAGGTTTACTGTCATGGTGTAATAATTCTCAATTACAAGTGCCTTGACATGGTATTTCATACCTGTGTCACTCTGGCTGCTTGCTGTTTGCACCTAGTTTACTGTGGATGGTGAACAGGTTTTATTGCCTGTGGATTCGTAATACATAAGCAGAAGGGAAGGATGTGACAGCAAGTGAAAAAGCATGCTTGGAGTTCAGCATTTATTAATGACCTCTTTTGCTGGGCTTTTTGAGTCGAGAGGGTGGGGAAGAGGGAGTGAGAGAACACAAAGGCTAGAACAACTTCATAAGAATTCCTTCAGTGCTGTTTATTCACCTGTGCATGAACACAATTTTGTGGTGGAGCTCTGTCAGGCCAGGAGAAAACATGGAGATCCTGCCATGCAGGCCCCTTTTAGCCACATTCTGGTTTTTGGACATGTAAAAGACTTTTCCTTACCAAACATGctgcccccctccctccctccctcctgtgccccTACAACCCTCCTCAGTTGGGAAAGCTGGATGAGTGACAAAGATGAGAGTCTCTACCTTCACAGTCTTTTACTACAGTATGACTTAGGGATCTTCAGACTGTTCTCTTACCTTTCTGAGGTGTCAGTGCTAGCACACAGTTTTTACTATACAGTGAAAGAGATGTTGAAAAAAAGGCCAACTTACCCTCCCACatcccctcccaaaaaaaagttttatcttTTAACTCCAAGGCATGGGGTGGGGAAACAGCAGACCTATCCCTGCCTGCAAAGGCCATGCAGGCTGCTTTTGGCAAGTTACCCACTTCCATTTTCTAGAAAAGGTGGTTTTGTTCTTCAGAGGTGGGTGTCAGTGAATGTGGTGTGCTCTTTGGTGACGGTGCTGAAGCCTTTGATGACATTGACAAGATCCTCTTCATCTACATACtgtaaggaagggaaaaaagaagcatgTCAACCAAAGCTGTACCAGACTAAAGGgctatttctctttcctcctaTCCACTAAAAATAGTTCTTAAGTAGATAAATAAGTGCATTTCTAATgtcttccctttcctcccagGATAAGATAAGAATCTAAAGCATTCAAGCACCTGAATCCAAGCCAGTTAgattttcacagtaaaaaaaataccatCAATTACTTCAATTGCTCTATATATCTGACAAATGGTCAATAATATAGTGTTTGTTACAGTGTACTGAGAACTTGGAGCTATGAAAAGAATACATGTTtacacttttgttttcttaacaACCACATCACACACGTGGTTTAGGTAAGATTTTGTTCTTCAAGCTTCCAAGGGAGTGTCTGAGCTTCCACCTGCACTCCTGCATTAGGCCAGAGACAGttgaaagcaggagagaaataaattgTTTCTATAGCATAAAGAGGGCACGAGCAGTGTTACTGCAGATTTGTGTCCTGGGCCTCTACAGCCATTCACTATATTGATTTGCAAGCTGGACAAGGGGGTGAACCAAACTTTGAAACCACCATTCCTAAGCTACTGAGTGTAATAAAGAGAAGAACTGAGTCAAAAGCATTGCAGGATGTTTGTTTGCAAGAGAGTAGCTGAGCAACACGGGAGCAAAGACTCTGGTTCAGGGCAATGTAAATCAATGTACAGAGGATGGACAGaagtgttgcagtatccccaggcgtcccgtggaaaggaacaGAAGAGCAGATAAAAAACTGAGCTCATGCTGTCAGGGTTGTCTGCTgccaaaaggaaatgaaagtttttgttttcctgcttctgcCACTCCTGAAGCTCATtggagtattttaaaaaatcattctaGCATGCGTATGGCAGGGTTTGCTGCCTAAGTCATGGTGTCAGCCCAAGATACATGGGTAGAGCAAGAGCTTCCTctcagcagcaggaagctgTTCTTTTGGCTAATGAGATCATAGAGAGGTACACCCTGGGTGAGTTGTTAGTCCCCAAGGAATTAAATCACAAGGATGTGATAGCTCTGAGAAAATGGCAAGGCTGACTCATGATACCTCTGAATTGGGAAGTCCATGAGCTGCAGAGTGCAGGCTGAAGGTTAACCTGTACCTATAGGGGTTTTGCCTAGAGTTATTACTACCTTCTTAATTAAGCCTTATCAACTTCCTTGGTCCTGCTGTTGGCGTCTAAGtgggtttggcagtgctggaaccAACACCCCTGTACTTTGATAAGCCTGTATGTTTCAGCCCTTCCAGCTGTTTTTGTATACTGAAGGTGAAAGTCTGAGGAAGCTCCTTAGATTTATGGCCAGACTATCCTCcagttaatttgcattttggaCAAGATCCACTCACTAACTTGCACACTCCATCTAATTTTGTTACTACTACACAGACCCTTCACCCCCATTCTGAGTCCTTTTTAGGAACCTTAATTTTGTGTCTCACTGATCTCTGAACCCTTTCTCACACATTTGGTATGGGAAGGGTGGAAGTTAAAAAGCCCATTTCCTCGTGACAAAGGAAGGGAAGTCATCACTGTCCTTGGCTTGAAAATCATGTCTTGTATTTGTATGTTCAGATCCCTGTTGATGACACTGTCTAGTCCTGTCCtatattaaaagagaaatactTTTCCTGCCCCCCAGCATCATTCCAGTCCCATGTGGGCAGAGTTTGAATTAATTTGTCACACACCAGGAGATCTGAGCATTCACATAATCTCTGCATTGTGACTGAGCAGAGGACAGAGCAGGTCTCATCAGCAGTTGAGTCCCTGTTAACAGAACAGGAGTCACTAGAATACAAGCTCCTGCCTCTGGCATTAAGTGTGTGAAGGATGCCAAGACAATCCCACCTCAGACATTTGCTgaaatgcatggaaaaaaaagcccaccaaATAGAAGGGAATTCTTCAAGGTGCATTTCCTCGGCCGACCATGGAGTTAATAGTTCAATGGAAACCATAAAGAGATGCACATGGATCCCTTGCATCCTCT
The DNA window shown above is from Corvus hawaiiensis isolate bCorHaw1 chromosome 3, bCorHaw1.pri.cur, whole genome shotgun sequence and carries:
- the KCTD3 gene encoding BTB/POZ domain-containing protein KCTD3 yields the protein MAGNGGGFAGAGSGEIIQLNVGGTRFSTSRQTLMWIPDSFFSSLLSGRISTLKDETGAIFIDRDPAAFAPILNFLRTKELDLRGVSINVLRHEAEFYGITPLVRRLLLCEELERSSCGSVLFHGYLPPPGIPSRKINNTTGPPTDIRTGQTESEMHGGGVQPTLAGTGEGTVRLGFPVDPRKVLIVAGHHNWIVAAYAHFAVCYRIKESSGWQQVFTSPYLDWTIERVALNAKVVGGPHGDKDKMVAVASESSIILWSIQDGGSGSEIGVFSLGVPVDALFFIGNQLVATSHTGKVGVWNAVTQHWQVQDVVPITSYDTAGSFLLLGCNNGSIYYIDMQKFPLRMKDNDLLVTELYHDPSNDAITALSVYLTPKTSVSGNWIEIAYGTSSGAVRVIVQHPETVGSGPQLFQTFTVHRSPVTKIMLSEKHLVSVCADNNHVRTWTVTRFRGMISTQPGSTPLASFKILSLEEAESHGSYCSGNDIGPFGERDDQQVFIQKVVPITNKLFVRLSSTGKRICEIQAVDCTTISSFTVRECEGSSRMGSRPRRYLFTGHSNGSIQMWDLTTAMDMVNKSEDKDVGGPTEEELLKLLDQCDLSTSRCATPNISPATSVVQPNRLRESNSSLQLQHHETIHETATYGSVRPYRESPLLARARRTESFHSYRDFQAFNLSSKSPTEKAAATNGISSQTEARKATAESSASERKAVQSTALEARGTGVTDAGGCCSTEVHRLPENSLDLKRRGPEEENETKAESKKKMGFEGAGFLGRKKVPLLASAPVLAEGGPEVPGAASPSPTKTAASPRHRKNDSSCQDYGL